A window of Microcoleus sp. FACHB-831 contains these coding sequences:
- a CDS encoding pentapeptide repeat-containing protein gives MEAFDADLTRVRLIRASLNNKRPNGYDPKAAKLGASDLTEGDLSAGELKGQNLRGAKLRGANLSETNLAYAELIEADLTEANLSKSNLSGACLNLAHLNRANLSGADLRWANLVGADLSSADLKGANLKKATLVCTNLQNANLSGAILVGTDLSATELHGAILEKVVYNNTTLFPEGFDPKEAGAYLIAPQVSLPGVNLSEADLSGVDLKSVDLSSANLRKANLTGANLGLANMSGANLLGADMTKASLRGIVLQKAVYNHETVFPDGFDPRQAGAYLIGPRISLPGINLSRVDLTGADLRGSDLREANFRRANLSETDLTKANMKKADLDSATLTGADLREVDLTGASLNEANLALADLRGVDLTKASLRGANFSGADLRGVDLTKADLHHVNFNNADLRQVDLTRADLRGANLVGADLRGVDLKTVQLQGADLTGADLTGASLPDGSNFNCAKRLDEAIGHIHKFHAT, from the coding sequence TTGGAAGCTTTTGATGCAGACTTAACTAGGGTAAGACTAATTCGGGCAAGTTTAAACAATAAGCGCCCAAATGGCTACGATCCGAAAGCAGCCAAACTAGGCGCATCAGATCTCACAGAAGGCGACCTGAGCGCAGGTGAACTCAAAGGCCAAAACCTAAGAGGAGCCAAGCTGAGGGGAGCAAATCTGAGCGAGACGAACCTTGCCTATGCAGAACTGATTGAAGCAGACCTGACTGAGGCAAATCTCAGTAAGTCAAACCTCAGCGGAGCTTGCCTAAATTTGGCACACCTGAATAGAGCCAACCTCAGTGGAGCGGATTTGAGGTGGGCAAATTTGGTAGGAGCAGATTTGAGTTCAGCCGACTTGAAAGGAGCAAACCTAAAAAAGGCGACTCTCGTTTGCACCAACCTCCAAAACGCCAACTTGAGTGGAGCCATTTTAGTTGGAACAGACTTGAGTGCAACCGAACTGCATGGAGCCATTCTGGAAAAGGTTGTTTACAATAACACAACTCTTTTTCCTGAAGGCTTTGACCCAAAGGAAGCTGGGGCTTACTTAATTGCACCTCAAGTATCGCTTCCAGGAGTCAATCTAAGTGAAGCAGATCTAAGTGGTGTCGATCTCAAATCAGTCGATCTAAGTTCTGCCAACCTAAGAAAGGCTAACCTTACCGGAGCCAACCTGGGCCTTGCTAATATGTCTGGAGCCAATCTCCTTGGCGCAGACATGACTAAAGCTAGTCTAAGGGGGATTGTTCTGCAAAAAGCTGTCTACAATCACGAAACGGTGTTTCCTGACGGCTTTGACCCCAGGCAAGCTGGAGCTTACTTGATTGGCCCGCGTATATCCCTTCCAGGGATTAACCTGAGTAGAGTCGATCTGACTGGAGCAGACTTGAGGGGAAGCGACTTAAGAGAAGCTAATTTCCGTAGAGCCAACCTGAGCGAGACAGACCTGACCAAGGCGAACATGAAAAAGGCTGACTTGGATAGCGCAACTCTAACAGGAGCTGACTTGAGAGAGGTAGACCTGACGGGAGCCAGCTTGAATGAAGCTAATCTAGCTTTAGCGGATCTCAGAGGGGTAGATCTGACGAAAGCAAGCCTTAGAGGAGCCAATTTTAGTGGAGCTGACTTGAGAGGGGTAGACCTGACCAAGGCCGATTTGCATCATGTCAATTTTAATAATGCTGACCTTAGACAAGTAGATCTGACCAGAGCCGACTTGAGAGGCGCTAATTTAGTTGGAGCAGATTTGAGGGGGGTGGATCTAAAGACAGTACAACTGCAAGGTGCTGACCTGACTGGGGCAGATCTTACAGGAGCCAGCTTACCCGACGGAAGCAACTTCAACTGTGCGAAGCGGTTGGATGAAGCTATTGGGCACATCCATAAATTTCATGCGACTTAA
- a CDS encoding CsbD family protein: MSIEDRAAAVAKNIEGKIQESVSELTGSQKDKLEGQAKQDEAAGIHLREDLKDKAKEIIDKA; the protein is encoded by the coding sequence ATGAGCATTGAAGATAGGGCGGCAGCGGTTGCCAAAAATATTGAAGGCAAGATTCAAGAAAGCGTAAGCGAACTGACTGGCAGCCAGAAAGACAAGTTAGAAGGGCAAGCCAAGCAGGATGAAGCAGCGGGAATTCATCTGAGAGAAGACCTTAAAGATAAAGCAAAAGAGATAATTGACAAAGCTTAG
- a CDS encoding patatin-like phospholipase family protein, with protein MTSESNFTQKPHLITLNCSGGISLGAYMAGVFYELTKEAVKPNPKIIIDIITGASAGAMSGAIAAYSLLRKDTDQLPQPGSQQHLDPAQNSILYQAWVEQADIELIDSLPVAIKSFQDGIQATIDSFKDSLKIPFTPEENRRRKKLSVLSGTAIEKIAQLVSNSMAIPPKTQPLALLMTITNLQGLLKEVKFKNSKGAWENIKTTTSAETRQFLFYSGLDTEKRDDMWRKAVDGGRASGAFPVAFPPILDPSNNITSINLKGLSDDYFAPGSDRKILSNDPQLADIHKDDTHLSFLYTDGGILDNLPIVKGIDLETALLSEKEQSLHFLEFQNQWQEIRKESNPERVYVYIRPVPVESLNSAARLTQGHFTVLDVALSGLTLPKTEYDATQLREIEKRNQIAETKNKLLQELDKECPPNLDKLKKMLDEAIPYRHIDLSPITPAILCKIDRAEPGSKLAQLKQIYAGLQQTEYIKENLNTGNAAALLASDFLGAFGGFFDKRYREHDFLLGRLCGITWLYDNCPSVEIPPEEIDDLVRQITGDEKKQGKKILDRDPTAADLKLSQKIRIARLALRALRIVLIESRIYGMAWILVFGVIKLSLIVVVALLEIAVSLLGMLLDRLGF; from the coding sequence ATGACAAGCGAATCAAATTTTACACAAAAGCCTCATTTAATAACACTCAACTGCTCTGGTGGCATCTCTCTAGGGGCATATATGGCCGGAGTGTTTTATGAGCTTACAAAAGAAGCAGTAAAGCCAAATCCTAAGATTATTATTGATATTATCACAGGGGCTTCAGCGGGGGCAATGTCGGGAGCGATCGCAGCCTACAGCTTACTTAGAAAAGACACAGATCAACTGCCTCAACCAGGCAGTCAACAACATCTCGACCCCGCACAAAACAGCATATTGTATCAAGCTTGGGTTGAACAAGCTGACATTGAATTAATCGATAGTTTACCCGTAGCTATCAAAAGTTTTCAAGATGGCATACAAGCCACTATCGATAGTTTTAAGGACAGCTTAAAAATACCATTTACCCCAGAAGAAAATCGACGAAGAAAAAAATTGAGCGTGCTTTCAGGAACTGCAATAGAGAAAATTGCTCAACTTGTTAGCAACTCTATGGCCATCCCACCAAAAACACAGCCTTTAGCCCTTTTGATGACTATTACTAACTTGCAGGGGCTGCTTAAAGAAGTAAAATTCAAAAATTCTAAAGGCGCGTGGGAAAATATTAAAACTACCACCAGCGCAGAAACTCGCCAATTTCTCTTTTACTCAGGACTCGATACTGAAAAAAGAGATGATATGTGGAGAAAAGCAGTAGATGGCGGTCGGGCATCTGGAGCATTTCCTGTTGCTTTTCCACCTATTTTAGATCCTTCAAACAATATTACCAGCATCAACCTAAAAGGTTTAAGCGATGATTACTTTGCTCCAGGCAGCGATAGAAAAATACTTAGTAACGATCCGCAATTAGCTGATATCCACAAGGATGATACTCATTTAAGTTTTCTCTATACTGATGGTGGGATATTAGATAACTTACCCATCGTTAAGGGAATTGACCTAGAAACTGCCTTGCTTTCAGAAAAAGAACAATCACTGCACTTTCTAGAATTTCAAAATCAATGGCAAGAAATTAGGAAAGAAAGCAACCCAGAAAGGGTATATGTTTACATTAGGCCAGTGCCAGTAGAAAGTTTAAATAGTGCGGCAAGGTTAACGCAAGGCCACTTTACGGTTCTGGATGTTGCACTCAGCGGACTAACACTACCGAAGACAGAATACGACGCAACGCAGTTAAGAGAAATAGAAAAACGAAATCAAATAGCCGAAACCAAAAACAAGTTGCTACAGGAACTTGATAAAGAATGCCCCCCAAATTTAGACAAGCTCAAAAAAATGTTGGACGAGGCGATACCTTATCGCCACATCGATCTTAGCCCGATTACTCCAGCAATTCTGTGCAAAATTGACCGCGCAGAACCTGGTTCAAAACTTGCCCAGCTTAAACAAATTTACGCAGGACTGCAACAAACTGAATATATCAAAGAGAATCTTAATACAGGTAATGCAGCAGCACTGCTTGCATCAGATTTCTTAGGGGCATTTGGTGGCTTTTTTGATAAACGTTACCGCGAACATGATTTTCTATTAGGGAGGCTGTGTGGCATTACCTGGCTATATGATAATTGTCCATCTGTAGAGATTCCGCCTGAAGAAATTGATGATTTAGTAAGGCAAATAACGGGGGATGAGAAAAAACAAGGTAAAAAGATTCTGGATCGAGATCCAACAGCCGCAGATTTGAAACTGAGTCAGAAGATTAGAATCGCAAGGCTGGCTTTGCGTGCCCTAAGAATAGTGTTGATAGAATCAAGAATCTATGGAATGGCGTGGATTTTAGTTTTCGGAGTTATTAAGCTTTCTTTGATTGTAGTTGTGGCACTTCTGGAGATTGCGGTGAGTTTATTAGGTATGCTGCTAGATAGATTAGGTTTCTAA
- a CDS encoding response regulator produces MVRLANQKTKDSSRGIVSNAIVTSPSLIRRPNRIHFVRQLASLLWLVEKDAEAVLVLFSILNCLYCVSPMPNNPPCILLVDDEPSNLFMLEELLQLKGYTTLSAGSGVEALEMALASNPDLILLDVMMPDMDGFEVCRRLRADVNLQTVPVIFLTALDDDDSRMRGLEMMGDDYFTKPIKSNLLLTKLESVLRLSKMRSQQSAKVVEQKVKEKTRKQLSAAWDINQYLSEKFRLFVPDQFLKRIAPKGVESIKLGNANEEELTILFCDIRGYTTIAESQDASETFRWINAFFTLMNEAIATHYGFIDKFLGDAILAVFDRTETHAGDALSAALMMQQTLMDFNATRDKYNLQEPVKIGIGVHTGKGIIGTIGSDRRMDSTVIGDVVNTAARLEELTKVYNCQIIASDAAIAQLSKPELFQHRWIDRVNPRGKKQAIDLYEILGSHPQVLGEKKVPRTF; encoded by the coding sequence TTGGTTCGGCTTGCTAATCAGAAAACTAAAGATTCATCCAGGGGCATCGTTTCCAACGCTATAGTAACCAGTCCGTCTCTTATACGTCGTCCGAACCGTATCCACTTCGTTCGGCAATTGGCATCATTACTTTGGTTAGTTGAGAAAGATGCAGAAGCCGTATTGGTATTATTTTCTATTTTAAACTGCTTATATTGCGTTAGCCCCATGCCAAACAATCCGCCCTGCATTCTACTGGTTGATGATGAGCCTAGCAATTTATTCATGCTTGAAGAGTTGTTGCAATTAAAAGGCTATACCACTCTTTCAGCTGGTTCTGGGGTAGAAGCATTGGAGATGGCTTTGGCGTCAAACCCAGACTTAATTTTGCTGGATGTGATGATGCCTGATATGGACGGATTTGAAGTCTGTCGCAGGTTGCGTGCAGATGTAAATCTGCAAACAGTGCCAGTGATATTTCTAACGGCTTTGGATGATGATGATTCCCGAATGCGGGGATTGGAGATGATGGGAGATGACTACTTCACAAAGCCGATTAAGAGCAATTTACTGCTGACAAAACTGGAAAGCGTGCTGCGATTGAGCAAAATGCGATCGCAACAATCTGCTAAAGTTGTTGAGCAAAAAGTAAAAGAAAAAACCAGGAAGCAATTATCAGCTGCTTGGGATATTAATCAATATCTTTCAGAAAAATTTCGATTATTTGTACCCGACCAATTTCTCAAACGGATTGCACCCAAAGGGGTGGAGTCAATTAAATTGGGTAATGCAAACGAAGAAGAACTTACTATATTATTTTGTGATATTAGGGGATATACTACGATAGCGGAATCGCAGGATGCATCGGAAACTTTCCGCTGGATAAACGCTTTTTTTACTCTGATGAATGAAGCGATCGCTACCCATTATGGTTTTATTGATAAATTTTTGGGAGATGCTATATTGGCCGTGTTTGACCGCACAGAAACCCACGCTGGTGATGCGCTTAGTGCGGCATTGATGATGCAACAAACCCTCATGGATTTTAACGCTACGCGGGACAAGTACAACCTGCAAGAGCCAGTGAAGATTGGGATTGGCGTTCACACTGGTAAGGGTATAATTGGCACTATTGGGTCAGATCGTCGCATGGACTCGACAGTGATTGGCGATGTGGTGAACACTGCGGCACGACTGGAAGAATTAACCAAAGTTTACAACTGTCAAATTATTGCCAGCGATGCTGCGATCGCGCAACTTAGTAAACCGGAATTATTTCAGCACAGGTGGATAGATCGCGTAAACCCGCGAGGAAAGAAGCAAGCAATTGACTTATATGAAATTCTCGGCAGTCACCCCCAAGTTTTAGGCGAAAAGAAAGTGCCAAGAACCTTTTGA